A genomic window from Micromonospora ferruginea includes:
- a CDS encoding glycoside hydrolase family 26 protein has product MAAVFALALLAPAVAACDSGSGDRAGETASAVPPPPTVTPRTGVVQTTGRGPELPEKGAWVGAWVKPQFHNATGRAAAWDDFNRAAGGQLAIAHMFHEWNEPFPGGTERAFQAQGKLQMISWQGTDTRSTVSGVYDNLIRQRAQDVKAFGVPVLLRYRWEMDRPNLAASMHSPEDYVAAWKHVRAIFTEVGVTNAAWTWCPHADGFAEPERRAADYYPGDDQVDWLCTDVYPSPEWNSFSNRMDHFMAFAKKHPRPVVIGEFGLTQDGRPGQRAEWMREVGPYLKKHPQIKAVIYFAAKQTEKPLYDSTFGNDPESAAVFRELATDPYFNPPMPDLSASAVPSPARTE; this is encoded by the coding sequence ATGGCGGCCGTGTTCGCGTTGGCCCTCCTGGCACCGGCGGTCGCGGCGTGCGACTCCGGGTCGGGTGACCGGGCCGGGGAGACGGCGTCGGCGGTGCCGCCGCCGCCCACGGTGACGCCCCGCACGGGCGTGGTGCAGACCACCGGGCGCGGGCCGGAGCTGCCGGAGAAGGGCGCCTGGGTGGGCGCCTGGGTGAAGCCGCAGTTCCACAACGCCACCGGCCGGGCGGCGGCCTGGGACGACTTCAACCGGGCGGCCGGCGGTCAGCTCGCCATCGCGCATATGTTCCACGAGTGGAACGAGCCGTTCCCGGGCGGCACCGAGCGGGCGTTCCAGGCGCAGGGCAAGCTTCAGATGATCTCCTGGCAGGGCACCGACACCAGGTCGACGGTCAGCGGCGTCTACGACAACCTGATCCGGCAGCGGGCGCAGGACGTCAAGGCGTTCGGCGTGCCGGTGCTGCTGCGCTACCGGTGGGAGATGGACCGGCCGAACCTGGCCGCCAGCATGCACTCCCCGGAGGACTACGTCGCCGCCTGGAAGCACGTGCGCGCCATCTTCACCGAGGTCGGCGTCACGAACGCGGCCTGGACGTGGTGTCCGCACGCGGACGGGTTCGCCGAGCCGGAACGCCGGGCCGCCGACTACTACCCCGGTGACGACCAGGTCGACTGGCTCTGCACCGACGTCTATCCGAGCCCGGAGTGGAACAGCTTCAGCAACCGGATGGACCACTTCATGGCGTTCGCCAAGAAGCACCCGCGGCCGGTGGTGATCGGCGAGTTCGGGCTGACCCAGGACGGCCGGCCGGGCCAGCGGGCCGAGTGGATGCGCGAGGTCGGCCCGTACCTGAAGAAGCACCCGCAGATCAAGGCCGTGATCTACTTCGCGGCCAAGCAGACCGAGAAGCCGCTGTACGACAGCACGTTCGGCAACGACCCGGAGAGCGCGGCGGTGTTCCGCGAGTTGGCCACCGATCCGTACTTCAATCCGCCGATGCCGGATCTCAGCGCCTCCGCTGTGCCATCCCCCGCACGCACAGAGTGA
- a CDS encoding sulfotransferase family protein: MTSDSPLAPHAGLSTVKAAKLAAVGLLADRKERRDLERPVEAGKRKLTLKVERPIFILGAPRSGTTFLGSCVGALPDVSYHYEPRLTKAVARCVYEGSWTPQRAARYFRGYYGALLAAAGHGGLRFAEKDPENCFIVPFLAEVFPDAVFLHVYRDGRDVAVSHAEQPWLNAASTGTGRSGRGGTPWGAAPRFWVEPERREEFTRVSDLGRSAWMWRRFTSSALAQLAALPADRVRHLRYEDVVTRPAEAAEVVGDFLEVGDPAGRQALHARFAQARPGSVGRWRKRLTEEDLADVLAQAGPLLTELGYHP; encoded by the coding sequence ATGACCAGCGACTCCCCCCTCGCCCCGCACGCCGGGCTGTCCACGGTGAAGGCCGCGAAGCTCGCCGCAGTCGGCCTGCTGGCGGACCGCAAGGAACGCCGGGACCTGGAGCGGCCGGTGGAGGCCGGCAAGCGGAAGCTCACCCTGAAGGTGGAGCGGCCCATCTTCATCCTCGGCGCCCCGCGCTCCGGCACCACGTTCCTGGGTAGCTGCGTGGGCGCGCTGCCGGACGTGTCCTACCACTACGAACCGCGGCTGACCAAGGCGGTCGCCCGCTGCGTCTACGAGGGAAGCTGGACCCCTCAGCGCGCCGCGCGTTACTTCCGCGGCTACTACGGCGCGCTGCTCGCCGCCGCCGGCCACGGTGGGCTGCGGTTCGCCGAGAAGGACCCGGAGAACTGCTTCATCGTGCCGTTCCTGGCCGAGGTCTTCCCGGACGCGGTCTTCCTGCACGTCTACCGGGACGGCCGGGACGTGGCGGTGTCGCACGCCGAGCAGCCCTGGCTGAACGCCGCTTCCACCGGCACCGGGCGCAGCGGTCGCGGCGGTACGCCGTGGGGCGCCGCGCCGCGGTTCTGGGTGGAGCCGGAGCGGCGCGAGGAGTTCACCCGCGTCTCCGACCTGGGGCGGTCCGCCTGGATGTGGCGGCGCTTCACCAGCAGCGCGTTGGCTCAGCTCGCCGCGCTGCCGGCGGACCGGGTCCGGCACCTGCGTTACGAGGACGTGGTCACCCGGCCGGCCGAGGCGGCCGAGGTGGTCGGCGACTTCCTGGAGGTCGGTGACCCGGCCGGCCGGCAGGCGCTGCACGCCCGGTTCGCGCAGGCCCGGCCCGGCTCGGTGGGGCGTTGGCGGAAGCGACTGACCGAAGAGGATCTGGCCGACGTGCTCGCCCAGGCGGGCCCGCTGTTGACGGAACTCGGCTACCACCCGTGA
- a CDS encoding polysaccharide biosynthesis C-terminal domain-containing protein has product MVGTRAVVAAVTRADADATVVLPAVGPGAGAGAGAGLGGAARQGFANLVGVGLAAVAGFGLNIVIARGWSVREAGMFFAATSAFMIAASAARLGTDVGTVYFVSRQRTLDRRDQIRGTILAGLLPVLVVGTLLGVAGWLAAPALARVTMPEAGPGAVTALRVLLAFVPLAALNDYALAACRGFGQMRPLLTVERLGRTLVQFLAVSVAAWLGLSATVALPLAWVVPYLLAAVAALIWLGRLVGRAGRQVARPVPAGEMVGPFWRFTGPRAISSVAAIVVQRMDIVLLSALRGPADAAIYTAATRFLALGQLSSVALSSSVQHRLAAAFARDDRADARQLYQAATGWLVLLSWPAYLVFAAFAAPMLSLFGAGYGGGRRVVVLLALTMLVATGCGMVDMVLNMAGRTAWTFYNAMGGTVLNVVANLLLIPRYGILGAALAWTLSILVTNLVPLTQLWWSMRLHPFGAGTRAAMALAVVALGLPLGAASLLGVSLPVLALVAVAGTGAYLAGAWRWRRTLHLDALRSLRRGGKRAGADPATRS; this is encoded by the coding sequence GTGGTGGGGACGCGTGCCGTCGTGGCGGCGGTGACCCGGGCGGACGCCGACGCCACGGTCGTCCTCCCGGCGGTCGGGCCGGGTGCGGGTGCGGGTGCGGGTGCGGGCCTGGGTGGCGCGGCCCGCCAGGGCTTCGCCAACCTGGTCGGGGTGGGTCTGGCCGCGGTGGCCGGCTTCGGCCTCAACATCGTCATCGCCCGGGGCTGGTCGGTCCGCGAGGCCGGCATGTTCTTCGCCGCCACCAGCGCCTTCATGATCGCCGCGTCGGCGGCCCGGCTCGGCACCGACGTGGGCACGGTCTACTTCGTCAGCCGGCAGCGCACGCTGGACCGGCGGGACCAGATCCGCGGCACGATCCTCGCCGGCCTGCTGCCGGTGCTGGTGGTCGGCACGCTGCTGGGCGTGGCCGGCTGGCTGGCCGCCCCGGCGCTGGCCCGGGTGACCATGCCGGAGGCCGGTCCGGGTGCGGTGACCGCGCTGCGCGTCCTGCTGGCGTTCGTGCCGCTGGCCGCGCTCAACGACTACGCGCTGGCCGCCTGCCGCGGCTTCGGTCAGATGCGTCCGCTGCTCACCGTGGAGCGGCTCGGCCGCACGCTGGTGCAGTTCCTGGCCGTGTCGGTGGCCGCCTGGCTCGGGCTCTCCGCCACCGTCGCGTTGCCGCTGGCCTGGGTGGTGCCCTACCTGCTCGCCGCCGTGGCCGCGTTGATCTGGCTGGGTCGGCTGGTCGGCCGGGCCGGCCGGCAGGTGGCGCGGCCGGTCCCGGCCGGCGAGATGGTCGGGCCGTTCTGGCGGTTCACCGGCCCCCGCGCGATCAGCAGCGTGGCCGCGATCGTGGTGCAGCGCATGGACATCGTGCTGCTCAGCGCGCTGCGCGGGCCGGCGGACGCGGCGATCTACACGGCGGCGACCCGGTTCCTGGCGCTGGGTCAGCTCTCCAGCGTCGCGCTCTCCAGCTCGGTGCAGCATCGGCTCGCCGCCGCGTTCGCCCGGGACGACCGGGCCGACGCCCGGCAGCTCTACCAGGCCGCGACCGGCTGGCTGGTGCTGCTGTCCTGGCCGGCCTACCTGGTCTTCGCGGCGTTCGCCGCGCCCATGCTGTCGCTCTTCGGCGCCGGCTACGGCGGCGGCCGCCGGGTGGTCGTGCTGCTCGCGCTGACCATGTTGGTGGCGACCGGGTGCGGCATGGTCGACATGGTGCTCAACATGGCCGGCCGCACCGCGTGGACGTTCTACAACGCGATGGGCGGCACGGTGCTCAACGTGGTCGCCAACCTGCTGCTCATCCCGCGCTACGGCATCCTCGGCGCCGCCCTGGCCTGGACCCTTTCCATCCTGGTCACCAACCTGGTGCCGCTGACCCAGCTCTGGTGGTCGATGCGGCTGCACCCGTTCGGCGCCGGCACCCGGGCCGCGATGGCGCTGGCCGTCGTCGCGCTGGGCCTGCCGCTCGGGGCGGCCTCCCTGCTCGGCGTGTCGCTTCCGGTGCTCGCGCTGGTGGCGGTGGCCGGCACGGGGGCGTACCTGGCGGGCGCGTGGCGCTGGCGGCGCACGCTGCACCTCGACGCGCTCCGGTCGCTGCGCCGGGGCGGTAAGCGCGCCGGGGCGGACCCGGCGACCCGGTCCTGA
- a CDS encoding sulfotransferase domain-containing protein: MTVAREQALRAVKSVSRTVGRLTAGSRMVPGFLIVGAQRCGTTSLFKTLSQHPGVLPPAYHKGVHYFDVDYHRGMSWYLGHFPTNGKADAVKAQLGVRGITGESSPYYMFHPLAGQRIATDLPSVKLLVLLRDPVERAYSAHSHELARGYETEADFERALALEEQRTAGERERMTADPTYASEHFQHNSYLARGRYIEQVERLEALVGRDRLHVIDSDDFFADPRPSFDAVCDFLELPRWADIAFGKHNSRSRSPMSAELRARLEDHFAPYDERLATWWGRVPSWRR, encoded by the coding sequence GTGACGGTGGCCAGGGAGCAGGCGCTCCGCGCGGTGAAGTCGGTGAGTCGGACGGTCGGTCGGTTGACCGCGGGCTCGCGGATGGTGCCGGGATTCCTGATCGTGGGGGCGCAGCGCTGCGGCACCACCTCGCTGTTCAAGACGCTCTCGCAGCACCCCGGGGTGCTGCCGCCCGCCTACCACAAGGGCGTGCACTACTTCGACGTGGACTACCACCGGGGGATGAGCTGGTATCTCGGGCACTTCCCCACCAACGGCAAGGCGGACGCGGTGAAGGCGCAGCTCGGCGTGCGCGGGATCACCGGCGAGTCGAGCCCCTACTACATGTTCCACCCGCTGGCCGGGCAGCGGATCGCCACGGACCTGCCGTCGGTGAAGCTGCTGGTGCTGCTGCGTGACCCGGTGGAGCGGGCCTACTCGGCGCACTCCCACGAGCTGGCGCGCGGCTACGAGACCGAGGCGGACTTCGAGCGGGCGCTGGCGCTGGAGGAGCAGCGGACCGCCGGCGAGCGGGAGCGGATGACCGCCGACCCGACGTACGCCAGCGAGCACTTCCAGCACAACTCGTACCTGGCCCGGGGCCGCTACATCGAGCAGGTGGAACGGCTGGAGGCGCTGGTCGGCCGGGACCGGCTGCACGTCATCGACAGCGACGACTTCTTCGCCGACCCGCGGCCGTCCTTCGACGCGGTCTGCGACTTCCTGGAGCTGCCCCGCTGGGCGGACATCGCGTTCGGCAAGCACAACTCGCGCTCCCGCTCGCCGATGTCGGCCGAGCTGCGGGCCCGGCTGGAGGACCACTTCGCCCCGTACGACGAGCGGCTGGCCACGTGGTGGGGACGCGTGCCGTCGTGGCGGCGGTGA
- a CDS encoding O-antigen ligase family protein, whose translation MSTVTPPRPARGSVPVGAVVAASGGNRLAPVRARPKGWSWRLPTAWPLISLFLLWPVWWALGVSSFVFIIFAVPMVVQMARRGPVRVPPGFGIWLILLLWLFLSAATLGLTAPNTLPPGGGGGRYLGWGIRLANFVAMTVTMLYVYNLSERELSRRRMIRLFGFMGVVVVVGGWLGSLFPTAGFVAPLRFVLPHSIATHPFVASLMDVKFAQVQQVIEGEASSPRPSAPFTYTNSWGENTAILLVWLIVGWVVLGKPLRRTAGVAIALAAIFPIIYSLNRGLWIGLGIAALYVAIRLALRGRMVVLGGLALAVGLIGVLIVATPLGRTFDERLQNGHSDDIRTTLSEGAVAAANHSPILGYGGNRALIGSNRSIAIGKSDDCKQCGNRELGSNGQVWALLVGQGWVGALAYNGFFLYCLWRYRRDHSAIGIAGTLVIILMLFFQFTYGALEATLAYALISVALLARNDRLRRALAPVPPKGTIAGLRARLEAAGDR comes from the coding sequence ATGAGCACCGTCACCCCACCCCGCCCGGCGCGCGGGTCGGTCCCGGTGGGCGCGGTGGTGGCGGCGTCCGGCGGCAACCGGCTCGCGCCGGTCCGGGCGCGGCCGAAGGGCTGGTCCTGGCGGCTGCCGACCGCGTGGCCGCTGATCTCGCTCTTCCTGCTCTGGCCGGTGTGGTGGGCGCTCGGCGTGTCCAGCTTCGTCTTCATCATCTTCGCGGTGCCGATGGTGGTGCAGATGGCCCGGCGCGGCCCGGTCCGGGTGCCGCCCGGCTTCGGCATCTGGCTGATCCTGCTGCTCTGGCTGTTCCTGTCCGCGGCGACGCTCGGGCTCACCGCCCCGAACACGCTGCCGCCCGGCGGTGGCGGCGGCCGCTATCTCGGCTGGGGCATCCGGCTGGCCAACTTCGTCGCCATGACCGTGACCATGCTCTACGTCTACAACCTCAGCGAGCGGGAACTGTCCCGGCGCCGGATGATCCGGCTGTTCGGGTTCATGGGCGTGGTGGTGGTCGTCGGCGGTTGGCTCGGCTCGCTGTTCCCCACCGCCGGGTTCGTCGCGCCGCTGCGCTTCGTCCTGCCGCACTCCATCGCCACCCACCCCTTCGTCGCCTCGCTGATGGACGTCAAGTTCGCCCAGGTCCAGCAGGTGATCGAGGGGGAGGCCAGCTCACCGCGACCGTCCGCGCCGTTCACGTACACGAACTCGTGGGGCGAGAACACCGCGATCCTGCTGGTCTGGCTGATCGTCGGCTGGGTGGTGCTGGGCAAGCCGCTGCGCCGCACCGCGGGCGTGGCCATCGCGCTGGCCGCGATCTTCCCGATCATCTACTCGCTCAACCGTGGGCTCTGGATCGGTCTCGGCATCGCCGCGCTCTACGTGGCGATCCGGCTCGCGTTGCGGGGCCGGATGGTGGTGCTCGGCGGGCTCGCCCTGGCGGTCGGGCTGATCGGCGTGCTGATCGTCGCCACCCCGCTCGGCCGGACGTTCGACGAACGACTGCAGAACGGGCACAGCGACGACATCCGCACCACGCTGTCCGAGGGCGCGGTCGCGGCGGCCAACCACTCGCCGATCCTCGGCTACGGCGGCAACCGGGCACTGATCGGCAGCAACCGGTCCATCGCCATCGGCAAGTCCGACGACTGCAAGCAGTGCGGCAACCGGGAGCTGGGCAGCAACGGCCAGGTCTGGGCGCTGCTCGTCGGCCAGGGCTGGGTCGGCGCGCTGGCCTACAACGGCTTCTTCCTCTACTGCCTCTGGCGCTACCGGCGCGACCACAGCGCGATCGGGATCGCCGGCACGCTCGTCATCATCCTGATGCTCTTCTTCCAGTTCACCTACGGCGCACTGGAAGCCACCCTTGCCTACGCCCTGATCTCGGTCGCTCTGCTGGCCCGCAACGACCGGCTGCGCCGGGCGCTCGCGCCGGTGCCCCCCAAGGGCACGATCGCCGGGCTACGGGCCCGACTGGAAGCAGCCGGTGACCGTTGA
- a CDS encoding DUF3048 domain-containing protein, translating into MNRRQMLRAALAPAVVLGVGTGCSEPQPAPGSVDVADPGSLAATPPSASPTSSLPAGPLTGAPVGTPAAATRQAVAVPMRVSPATTPAGLDAADLVYAEFAESDTLHLTAVFHSRDASKIGPVTEIRPVDIRSVSVLRPFVGYDGGPTGFLTQFESSDLDGVTPDDDSKVFSGDYTSTAALLKAAPKGGQPPTPALDHATDGDALAARDLAPATELTITVSGGPPMVWRYDQPKARWVGKVGTATVTAASVIVLTMEYRTLEVRKPSFRSLPSANVFGEGAVVAVSGPTSAKGRWRKPGLGMVCTLADTGGDLLHPQPGNAWVIYAPTTAKVTVK; encoded by the coding sequence GTGAACCGCCGGCAGATGCTCCGCGCCGCCCTCGCACCGGCCGTCGTCCTCGGCGTCGGCACGGGGTGCAGCGAGCCGCAGCCCGCGCCGGGCAGCGTCGACGTGGCCGACCCGGGCAGCCTCGCCGCGACGCCACCGTCGGCCAGCCCGACCTCGAGCCTGCCCGCCGGCCCGCTGACCGGGGCCCCGGTCGGCACCCCGGCGGCGGCCACCCGCCAGGCGGTCGCGGTGCCGATGCGGGTGAGCCCCGCCACCACCCCGGCCGGGCTGGACGCCGCCGACCTGGTCTACGCCGAGTTCGCCGAGTCGGACACGCTGCACCTGACCGCCGTGTTCCACTCCCGGGACGCCAGCAAGATCGGGCCGGTCACCGAGATCCGGCCGGTCGACATCCGCTCGGTCTCGGTGCTGCGCCCGTTCGTCGGATACGACGGCGGCCCGACCGGCTTCCTCACCCAGTTCGAGAGCTCCGACCTCGACGGTGTCACCCCGGACGACGACAGCAAGGTCTTCAGCGGCGACTACACCTCGACGGCCGCGCTGCTGAAGGCCGCCCCGAAGGGGGGCCAGCCGCCCACGCCGGCGCTCGACCACGCCACCGACGGCGACGCGCTGGCCGCCCGGGACCTGGCCCCCGCCACCGAGTTGACGATCACGGTGTCCGGCGGCCCGCCGATGGTCTGGCGATACGACCAGCCGAAGGCGCGCTGGGTGGGCAAGGTCGGCACCGCGACGGTGACCGCCGCCTCGGTGATCGTGCTGACCATGGAATACCGCACGCTCGAGGTCCGTAAGCCGTCGTTCCGCTCGCTGCCGTCGGCGAACGTCTTCGGCGAGGGCGCGGTGGTCGCGGTGTCCGGCCCGACCAGCGCGAAGGGCCGCTGGCGCAAGCCCGGCCTGGGCATGGTCTGCACGCTCGCCGACACCGGGGGCGACCTCCTGCACCCGCAGCCCGGCAACGCGTGGGTGATCTACGCGCCGACCACCGCCAAGGTCACCGTGAAATGA
- a CDS encoding Wzz/FepE/Etk N-terminal domain-containing protein: MPSPHLAENDADGLALMAYLGWLRRRWWILLLAAVLGLAGGLAITQIQDARYTSTTSLLVRPLGSGAESNPNAKVNLDTEAQVVRSLVVAERAKGLMKVTTGGDELVKSVTVNVPPNSQILQVAYEADTPAEAQAGSHAFAQAYLDLRKATAQKALENETNALNQQIAAVKKELSAVAGRISAAPANSPERERAEADRSVLTNQLSGLNNRLSPLVSADSDPGEIISDARLPERPSSPNRTLNLASGMGAGLLLGIVLALVLDRLDTRIRRGRDISDRVGLPLLLELATRPPSLSVLPATHRISRELGRLRNVLLSAVPESTQAGRGRQLLLCDGSAGTAAGFVAANLAAAYARTGAQVALVTTKPDSTLSSITGVAEGRHSLASVLRRDVPALKALAPVPGLGQLRVLVPGELDAEVELPVAGLLEILQELTARFDHVLIETGQPTHAVEAQALGRYVDAVIVVAESGKTRSGEITAALQQFEQVNAPVIGAVLAPRLPAPTGGATRPAAPSGSTAPAPPAANRPKPRPSPGPSAESTMVLPRMQSSRSGPTAGPAKPAAPGKGAAPVKPPAGPGKPMPVNGAGGTYRSRGGGGSSDGGDGRSYAIDSGEDLG, encoded by the coding sequence ATGCCCTCACCCCATTTGGCCGAGAACGACGCCGACGGTCTTGCCCTGATGGCCTACCTGGGCTGGTTGCGCCGCCGCTGGTGGATCCTGCTGCTCGCCGCGGTCCTCGGCCTGGCCGGCGGCCTGGCGATCACGCAGATCCAGGACGCGCGCTACACCTCGACCACGTCGCTGCTGGTCCGTCCGCTCGGCTCCGGCGCGGAGAGCAACCCGAACGCCAAGGTCAACCTCGACACCGAGGCGCAGGTGGTCCGGTCGCTCGTGGTGGCGGAGCGGGCCAAGGGCCTGATGAAGGTCACCACCGGCGGTGACGAGCTGGTCAAGTCCGTGACCGTCAACGTGCCGCCGAACAGCCAGATCCTCCAGGTCGCCTACGAGGCGGACACGCCCGCCGAGGCGCAGGCGGGTTCGCACGCCTTCGCGCAGGCCTACCTCGACCTGCGCAAGGCCACCGCGCAGAAGGCGCTGGAGAACGAGACCAACGCGCTCAATCAGCAGATCGCCGCGGTGAAGAAGGAGCTCAGCGCCGTCGCCGGGCGGATCTCGGCGGCCCCGGCCAACTCCCCCGAGCGGGAGCGCGCCGAGGCCGACCGCAGCGTGCTGACCAACCAGCTCAGCGGGCTGAACAACCGGCTCAGCCCGCTGGTCTCCGCCGACTCCGACCCCGGCGAGATCATCTCCGACGCCCGGCTGCCCGAGCGGCCCAGCTCGCCGAACCGCACGCTCAACCTGGCCAGCGGGATGGGCGCGGGCCTGCTGCTCGGCATCGTGCTGGCGCTGGTGCTGGACCGGCTCGACACCCGGATCCGGCGCGGGCGCGACATCTCCGACCGGGTCGGCCTGCCGCTGCTGCTGGAGCTGGCGACCCGCCCGCCGTCGCTCTCCGTCCTGCCCGCCACCCACCGGATCTCGCGCGAGCTGGGCCGGCTGCGCAACGTGCTGCTCTCCGCCGTCCCCGAGTCGACCCAGGCGGGCCGCGGTCGCCAGCTCCTGCTCTGCGACGGCTCGGCCGGCACCGCCGCCGGGTTCGTCGCCGCCAACCTGGCCGCCGCGTACGCCCGCACCGGCGCGCAGGTCGCGCTGGTCACCACCAAGCCCGACTCGACGCTGAGCAGCATCACCGGGGTCGCCGAGGGTCGGCACAGTCTCGCCTCGGTCCTCCGTCGCGACGTGCCGGCGCTCAAGGCGCTGGCCCCGGTGCCCGGGCTCGGCCAGCTCCGGGTGCTCGTCCCGGGTGAGCTGGACGCGGAGGTCGAACTGCCGGTCGCCGGCCTGCTGGAGATCCTGCAGGAGCTGACCGCGCGCTTCGACCACGTGCTGATCGAGACCGGCCAGCCGACCCACGCCGTCGAGGCGCAGGCGCTGGGCCGCTACGTGGACGCGGTGATCGTGGTGGCCGAGTCCGGCAAGACCCGCAGCGGCGAGATCACCGCCGCCCTCCAGCAGTTCGAGCAGGTCAACGCGCCGGTCATCGGTGCGGTGCTGGCCCCGCGCCTGCCCGCGCCGACCGGCGGGGCCACCCGCCCGGCCGCGCCGTCCGGCTCGACCGCTCCGGCGCCGCCGGCCGCCAACCGGCCCAAGCCGCGGCCGAGTCCCGGCCCGTCCGCCGAGTCCACCATGGTGCTGCCCCGCATGCAGTCGTCCCGTTCCGGCCCGACCGCCGGGCCGGCGAAGCCGGCGGCCCCGGGCAAGGGCGCCGCGCCGGTGAAGCCGCCGGCCGGTCCGGGCAAGCCGATGCCGGTCAACGGCGCCGGCGGCACCTACCGTTCGCGCGGCGGCGGCGGCAGCAGCGACGGCGGCGACGGCCGCAGCTACGCCATCGACTCCGGCGAGGACCTGGGGTGA
- a CDS encoding UDP-N-acetylglucosamine--LPS N-acetylglucosamine transferase, whose translation MVSGSTDGAGQVLLVGSSGGHLAQLLALEPWYRERRRAWVTFDTPDARSLLDGEDVVWAHHPTTRNVKNLVRNAFLALKVIRRRRVDAVVTTGAGVALPFVVAARLRRIPTVYIEVYDRIDSATLTARLCRPFLSAMLVQWEEQRRMYPEATVVGNLL comes from the coding sequence GTGGTGAGCGGGTCAACCGACGGCGCGGGGCAGGTCCTGCTGGTCGGCTCCAGCGGCGGCCACCTGGCCCAACTGCTGGCACTGGAGCCCTGGTACCGGGAGCGGCGTCGGGCCTGGGTCACCTTCGACACACCGGACGCCCGCTCGCTGCTCGACGGCGAGGACGTGGTCTGGGCCCACCACCCCACCACCCGCAACGTCAAGAACCTGGTCCGCAACGCGTTCCTCGCGCTCAAGGTGATCCGCCGGCGCCGGGTCGACGCCGTGGTCACCACCGGGGCCGGGGTCGCCCTGCCGTTCGTGGTGGCGGCCCGGCTGCGCCGGATCCCCACGGTCTACATCGAGGTGTACGACCGGATCGACAGCGCGACCCTGACCGCCCGGCTCTGCCGGCCCTTCCTCTCCGCGATGCTCGTGCAGTGGGAGGAGCAGCGCCGGATGTACCCGGAGGCGACCGTCGTGGGGAACCTCCTCTGA
- a CDS encoding glycosyltransferase, with translation MAHIPQQRDRRTVPFVLVVVGTDVHRFDRLVGWLERWHAARPEVRLVLQFGHSRQPALPEATPFLGHEELQRAMAEATLVVSHGGPATITEARRTGHLPIVVPRDPAHDEHVDNHQQLFSRRLGAAGMVRLCESESELVAALDEGLAEPGRFVLAADPGRPDPRAEAVARVGAVIDDLVARRGRQRAGGRRG, from the coding sequence ATGGCGCACATTCCGCAGCAGCGGGACCGGCGTACGGTGCCGTTCGTGCTGGTCGTGGTCGGCACCGACGTGCACCGTTTCGACCGTCTGGTCGGCTGGCTGGAGCGCTGGCACGCGGCCCGTCCCGAGGTGCGGCTGGTCCTGCAGTTCGGCCACAGCCGCCAGCCGGCGCTGCCCGAGGCCACCCCGTTCCTCGGTCACGAGGAGCTGCAGCGCGCGATGGCCGAGGCCACGCTGGTGGTCAGCCACGGCGGCCCGGCCACCATCACCGAGGCCCGGCGCACCGGTCACCTGCCGATCGTGGTGCCCCGCGACCCGGCCCACGACGAGCACGTCGACAACCACCAGCAACTGTTCTCCCGGCGGCTGGGCGCGGCCGGGATGGTCCGGCTCTGCGAGTCCGAGTCCGAGCTGGTCGCCGCCCTCGACGAGGGGCTGGCCGAGCCGGGTCGCTTCGTCCTGGCCGCCGACCCGGGGCGGCCGGACCCGCGCGCCGAGGCGGTCGCCCGGGTCGGCGCCGTGATCGACGACCTGGTGGCCCGCCGGGGGCGCCAGCGGGCTGGCGGGCGGCGCGGATGA